The Desulfobacterales bacterium genome window below encodes:
- the alr gene encoding alanine racemase: MPQRGAHLTTSPVWAEINLKAIAHNVSELRRATHPDARLMAVVKANGYGHGAVEVSRCALKNGASVLGVARIEEGIQLRDAGIKAPILVFGYTLPRLADDLLQYDLTQSVATSAAARELSQAASSLAKPLRIHLKVDTGMGRLGMLPAHDPSGNAVKINPDTVAEALAIAALEGLELEGVFTHFAAADSADKAYANNQLHLFLNFLQSLQKAGLNPALKHAANSGALIDMPQSHLDLVRPGISIYGLYPSDEVDRQRVLLQPAMALKTQIIQLKEVPAGFSVSYGMTYTTAHPTTIATIPLGYADGLNRRLSSSGQMLVGGQRVPIIGRVCMDLTMLDVGSIRNVQKGDEVVVFGRQGNDTLTVDEMAATLDTINYEIVTGIAPRVPRIYIK, translated from the coding sequence ATGCCACAGCGAGGTGCCCATTTGACGACATCACCGGTTTGGGCTGAAATTAATTTGAAGGCCATCGCCCACAACGTCAGCGAGTTACGCCGCGCCACACACCCCGACGCTCGCCTGATGGCAGTGGTCAAGGCCAACGGCTATGGCCATGGTGCTGTTGAAGTCAGTCGGTGTGCACTAAAAAATGGTGCCTCCGTTCTCGGTGTCGCTCGCATCGAAGAAGGCATTCAACTGCGAGACGCCGGTATCAAGGCACCCATTCTGGTTTTCGGCTATACCCTCCCCCGACTGGCGGACGATTTGCTGCAATACGATCTTACCCAGAGTGTCGCCACTTCGGCAGCAGCGCGGGAATTATCACAAGCGGCATCATCCTTGGCAAAACCGTTAAGAATCCATTTGAAAGTGGACACGGGTATGGGCCGGCTGGGTATGTTGCCAGCACATGATCCATCCGGCAATGCGGTTAAAATCAATCCAGATACGGTCGCAGAAGCCCTGGCCATAGCCGCTCTGGAAGGACTCGAACTTGAAGGCGTTTTCACGCATTTTGCTGCGGCTGACAGTGCCGATAAGGCCTATGCCAATAACCAGCTTCATCTATTCTTAAACTTTCTTCAAAGCCTGCAGAAAGCCGGTTTGAACCCTGCGCTGAAACACGCCGCCAACAGCGGAGCGCTGATTGATATGCCCCAATCCCATCTTGACCTGGTCCGACCGGGCATCTCAATCTATGGGCTGTATCCTTCCGATGAGGTCGACCGACAACGGGTACTACTACAGCCCGCCATGGCACTAAAGACACAAATTATTCAGCTTAAAGAAGTCCCCGCTGGTTTCAGCGTTAGTTACGGCATGACCTATACAACCGCGCACCCCACTACCATTGCCACCATCCCGCTAGGGTACGCCGATGGTTTAAACCGCCGGCTGTCCTCGAGCGGTCAGATGCTGGTTGGCGGGCAGCGTGTTCCCATCATTGGTCGTGTATGCATGGACCTGACCATGCTGGATGTTGGCAGCATCAGAAATGTTCAGAAGGGAGATGAAGTTGTGGTATTCGGACGACAAGGCAATGACACCCTGACGGTTGATGAAATGGCGGCCACATTGGATACCATCAATTACGAAATTGTCACCGGCATCGCCCCTCGCGTCCCGAGAATCTACATAAAGTAA
- the gcvPB gene encoding aminomethyl-transferring glycine dehydrogenase subunit GcvPB, protein MKNTVGTTGLIFNEPLLWEKGKKGRCGFSLPRRDVEAHPVDKQLEGRGPDFPDLSEVDVVRHYIRLSQWNFSVDSGMYPLGSCTMKYNPKTNENQSGRPGLAQAHPLLPQHLSQGVLQLMYELEQYLTEITGMDATSLQPAAGAHGELAGMLLFYAYHKSKGTPRSKIIVPDTAHGTNPASASLCGYRSVPVKSNERGVLSPKAVEDIMDTDTAGIMVTNPNTLGLFEENIKAVADIVHAKGGLVYGDGANMNAIMGIVNMGELGIDVLHLNLHKTFSSPHGGGGPGSGPVCVRKHLEPFLPVPRVVKQKKRYVLSEDFPESFGKIHAFYGNVGVMIRSYSYILSMGPENLKKASQLAVLNAAYIKNQLRGTFHLPYDRPCMHECVFSDKLQEPYKVTTLDMVKRLMDYGFHPPTIYFPLVVPGAIMIEPTETESKEDIDLFIESMKTIAKEAKENPELLHAAPRKTKRKRLDETLAARKPCLTG, encoded by the coding sequence ATGAAAAATACTGTAGGCACTACTGGATTAATTTTCAACGAGCCTTTGTTGTGGGAAAAAGGGAAAAAAGGTCGATGCGGTTTTTCACTTCCGCGGCGTGATGTAGAAGCGCATCCGGTCGACAAGCAACTGGAAGGCCGCGGTCCGGATTTTCCAGATCTGAGCGAAGTTGATGTGGTGCGTCACTACATCCGACTGTCGCAGTGGAACTTTTCCGTCGATTCGGGCATGTACCCTTTGGGCTCGTGTACGATGAAATATAATCCCAAGACCAATGAAAACCAATCTGGCCGGCCGGGGCTTGCACAGGCGCATCCGTTGCTGCCGCAGCATCTGTCACAGGGCGTACTTCAGCTGATGTATGAGCTTGAACAATACCTGACTGAAATCACCGGAATGGATGCCACATCCCTGCAGCCGGCTGCCGGCGCCCATGGCGAGCTCGCCGGTATGCTGTTGTTCTATGCTTACCATAAGAGCAAAGGGACGCCGCGTTCAAAAATCATTGTGCCGGATACCGCTCACGGCACCAACCCAGCCAGTGCATCATTGTGCGGATACCGCTCGGTTCCGGTCAAGTCAAATGAAAGAGGTGTTCTTTCACCCAAAGCGGTTGAGGATATTATGGATACGGACACCGCCGGAATAATGGTTACCAATCCCAATACGCTGGGCCTTTTCGAAGAAAACATCAAAGCCGTGGCCGATATTGTCCATGCCAAAGGCGGGCTGGTTTACGGCGACGGTGCCAATATGAATGCCATCATGGGCATTGTCAACATGGGCGAACTCGGTATTGATGTGCTGCATCTTAATCTGCATAAAACCTTTTCCAGTCCGCATGGGGGTGGCGGTCCAGGATCAGGTCCTGTCTGTGTCCGCAAGCATCTGGAGCCGTTTCTACCGGTTCCTCGTGTAGTCAAGCAAAAAAAACGCTATGTCTTATCCGAGGATTTCCCAGAGAGCTTCGGAAAGATCCACGCGTTCTATGGCAATGTGGGCGTCATGATCCGGTCCTACAGTTACATTCTGAGTATGGGGCCTGAGAATCTTAAAAAAGCCAGCCAGCTAGCTGTTTTAAATGCAGCCTACATCAAAAATCAACTCAGGGGGACCTTTCATCTGCCCTACGACCGGCCGTGTATGCACGAGTGTGTCTTTTCAGACAAACTCCAGGAACCATATAAAGTCACGACTCTGGATATGGTCAAACGCCTGATGGACTATGGTTTTCACCCGCCGACCATCTATTTTCCGCTGGTGGTGCCCGGAGCTATCATGATCGAACCCACCGAGACGGAATCCAAGGAAGACATCGACCTGTTTATTGAATCAATGAAAACCATTGCCAAAGAAGCAAAAGAAAATCCCGAGTTGCTACACGCCGCCCCGCGCAAAACCAAGCGCAAAAGGCTGGATGAAACCTTGGCTGCGCGCAAACCATGTCTGACCGGATAG
- the lipA gene encoding lipoyl synthase: MTQQPQKKPRWLKKRLPTGPTFENVKNLIGKDHLHTVCQEARCPNIWECFSQQTATFLIMGSRCTRDCRFCSVVQGPTGPPDPHEPARVAAAARQMALKYIVITSVTRDDLSDGGASFFANTIGEVRRQIPGAVIEVLIPDFQGDADALETVLKAHPDVLNHNMETVPRLYPIVRPQARYGRSLQLLERAHNFNPHIPTKSGLMLGLGESSTEIRSTLKDLLKVGCGILTLGQYLQPSKKHLPVKRFIPPEEFEQWRQIANEMGFAEVASGPFVRSSYHAKELYQAVGPLVIKRHQHEMTVPVTDPPEEAG; encoded by the coding sequence ATGACCCAACAACCCCAAAAGAAGCCGCGCTGGCTTAAAAAAAGACTACCCACTGGCCCGACATTTGAAAATGTCAAGAATCTGATTGGCAAAGACCATTTGCACACCGTCTGCCAAGAGGCTCGCTGCCCGAACATCTGGGAGTGTTTCTCACAACAAACGGCGACGTTTTTGATCATGGGATCGCGCTGTACCCGTGATTGCCGGTTTTGCTCGGTTGTGCAGGGCCCTACCGGCCCACCTGATCCGCATGAGCCTGCCCGCGTTGCCGCTGCTGCCCGGCAAATGGCGCTCAAGTATATTGTTATCACCTCAGTTACCCGTGACGATCTATCCGATGGCGGCGCAAGCTTTTTTGCCAATACCATTGGCGAAGTCCGCCGGCAGATTCCCGGTGCGGTTATCGAAGTGTTGATACCCGATTTTCAGGGTGACGCGGATGCGCTGGAAACCGTCCTCAAGGCACACCCGGATGTGCTCAACCATAATATGGAGACCGTACCCCGACTGTATCCGATCGTCCGGCCGCAAGCACGCTATGGGCGTTCATTGCAGTTACTCGAACGGGCGCATAACTTTAATCCGCATATACCGACCAAATCGGGGTTGATGCTGGGTCTGGGCGAATCTTCGACCGAAATACGTTCGACCTTAAAAGACCTGCTAAAAGTCGGCTGCGGCATTCTGACGCTGGGTCAATATTTACAACCTTCAAAAAAACACCTACCAGTCAAACGTTTCATTCCACCAGAGGAATTTGAGCAATGGCGGCAAATAGCCAACGAGATGGGATTTGCAGAGGTCGCCAGCGGACCGTTTGTACGCAGCTCATATCACGCCAAAGAGCTATACCAGGCTGTCGGACCACTGGTTATAAAACGACATCAACATGAAATGACCGTCCCAGTCACAGACCCACCTGAAGAGGCGGGTTAA
- a CDS encoding alpha/beta hydrolase — MPYFTTPDNCKLYYTSRHLKANRPAVVFLNGTSQTTIYWEPHAAAFAKQFSVLCYDARAQGKSDIGTRPISAKAHIKDLINLLEHLRVPRAHLVGTSHGAYVASMLAATTPEWVDRLVLCSIGSDSQAYIKHIVQAWLQILQRTDLETMAWAMLPLVFGKRFLNQNRNIVDKIVAAIATRNDKQALMAHFSAISAYPSVSAFASSIQRPTLLISGVDDPIVSPTEVRQLAKQCNGRHEIIPEAGHSVPAETPVLFQQVAMDFLNPP; from the coding sequence TTGCCTTATTTTACCACCCCTGACAACTGCAAACTTTACTACACCAGCCGTCATTTAAAGGCCAATCGACCAGCGGTGGTTTTTCTCAATGGCACAAGCCAGACCACCATTTACTGGGAGCCACACGCAGCCGCTTTTGCAAAACAATTCAGCGTGCTGTGCTATGATGCCCGAGCTCAAGGTAAAAGCGATATCGGCACTCGTCCGATTTCAGCGAAAGCGCATATCAAAGATTTAATTAATCTGCTCGAGCATTTGAGGGTTCCCAGGGCCCATCTGGTCGGCACCAGCCATGGCGCCTATGTCGCTTCAATGCTGGCGGCAACAACACCTGAATGGGTCGACCGGCTTGTGCTGTGCAGCATTGGCAGCGATTCACAGGCTTATATTAAACACATCGTTCAAGCATGGCTTCAGATTCTGCAACGCACAGACCTTGAAACCATGGCATGGGCTATGTTGCCTCTGGTATTCGGAAAACGGTTTTTGAACCAGAATCGCAATATTGTCGATAAAATCGTTGCGGCCATTGCTACCCGCAATGACAAGCAGGCTTTAATGGCCCATTTCAGTGCAATATCCGCTTATCCCTCTGTGAGTGCCTTTGCGTCATCCATTCAACGCCCCACCCTGCTTATTTCCGGCGTCGATGATCCGATAGTCAGCCCAACTGAGGTCCGGCAACTGGCCAAGCAATGTAATGGGCGCCACGAGATTATACCAGAGGCCGGTCACAGTGTTCCCGCTGAAACGCCTGTCTTGTTCCAGCAGGTCGCAATGGATTTTTTGAACCCACCCTAA
- the lipB gene encoding lipoyl(octanoyl) transferase LipB yields the protein MTTNKQIESSVSNRHPLPTKNSMITDNGLQTTDSRRWLNIDFERVDYRQAWALQEKLILARRDGTLQNDIVLILEHDPVFTLGRRGGRDCMLVSDAFLAKAGIPIIQVERGGNITYHGPGQLIAYPIVDLQTAKIKVVDFVSALEEVMLRTAENWGIAAERNDANRGIWVGPKKMGSIGIAVRRGISFHGLALNVQTDLTPFSWIQPCGLQDVGMTNMQQECTHTFSMHQVRKILKEQFEVVFGITFNQKTPADLEPIFEKLAFNSSV from the coding sequence ATGACAACAAACAAACAAATAGAAAGCTCTGTTTCCAACCGTCACCCGCTGCCAACAAAAAACAGTATGATAACGGACAACGGGCTACAAACAACGGACTCAAGGAGATGGCTGAACATTGATTTTGAGCGCGTGGATTACCGTCAAGCCTGGGCTTTGCAAGAAAAACTCATTCTGGCTCGCAGAGACGGCACATTACAAAACGATATCGTGCTGATCTTGGAGCATGACCCTGTTTTCACCTTAGGTCGCAGAGGGGGGCGTGATTGCATGTTGGTGTCGGATGCATTTCTTGCAAAAGCCGGCATTCCCATCATCCAGGTGGAGCGGGGCGGCAATATCACCTATCACGGACCGGGTCAATTGATCGCCTACCCGATTGTGGATTTGCAAACTGCGAAAATAAAAGTCGTCGACTTTGTCAGCGCCTTGGAAGAAGTAATGTTGCGAACCGCTGAAAATTGGGGTATCGCCGCCGAGCGCAATGATGCCAACCGAGGTATCTGGGTGGGCCCGAAGAAAATGGGCAGCATCGGAATTGCCGTGCGCAGGGGCATCAGTTTTCACGGTCTGGCTTTAAACGTTCAAACGGATTTAACGCCGTTTTCCTGGATACAGCCCTGTGGGCTGCAGGATGTGGGCATGACCAACATGCAGCAGGAATGCACCCATACATTTTCAATGCATCAAGTGCGTAAGATTCTAAAAGAACAGTTTGAGGTGGTATTTGGTATAACATTTAATCAGAAAACACCGGCGGATCTGGAACCCATATTTGAAAAGTTGGCTTTCAATAGCAGTGTTTAG